One genomic region from Microcella humidisoli encodes:
- a CDS encoding alpha/beta fold hydrolase, with translation MARWSWFRRDAPLLSVTGDTGSGPVVVMIHGIASSSVTFHHLVPLLEPTHRCITIDILGFGASPSPEGATYSLDEHAAALDRTIRSLRLREPFTLVGHSLGSLIAARYAVAHRRELDRLVLVSSPIYLPPAMIGDSVDRASMGAYFTVYEFLRLNPSFTRRTAAALAAIAPIKNVLELTEKNWQPFMLSLQNAIESQTTLADLSRVRVPIDLVYGALDPFLAPGGLAIVQQLRHVRAHRVSGVAHIIRPKLAQAVARVVSEPPAPWGASNGE, from the coding sequence ATGGCGCGATGGTCGTGGTTCCGGCGGGATGCTCCGCTGCTGTCGGTCACGGGTGACACCGGCAGCGGGCCGGTCGTCGTCATGATCCACGGCATCGCTTCGTCGTCGGTCACGTTTCACCACCTCGTGCCGCTGCTCGAGCCGACGCACCGCTGCATCACGATCGACATTCTCGGCTTCGGTGCGTCGCCGAGCCCGGAAGGGGCCACGTACTCGCTGGACGAGCACGCCGCCGCGCTCGACCGCACGATCCGCTCGCTGCGGCTGCGCGAGCCCTTCACGCTCGTCGGCCATTCGCTCGGCAGCCTGATCGCGGCGCGCTATGCGGTGGCCCACCGGCGCGAGCTCGACCGGCTGGTGCTCGTCAGCTCGCCCATCTACCTGCCCCCCGCGATGATCGGCGACTCGGTCGACCGGGCCAGCATGGGCGCCTACTTCACGGTCTACGAGTTCTTGCGCCTGAATCCGAGCTTCACGCGGCGCACGGCGGCCGCGCTCGCCGCGATCGCGCCGATCAAGAACGTGCTCGAGCTCACCGAGAAGAACTGGCAGCCGTTCATGCTCTCGCTGCAGAACGCGATCGAGTCGCAGACGACGCTCGCCGACCTGTCTCGCGTGCGGGTGCCCATCGACCTCGTCTACGGCGCCCTCGACCCCTTCCTCGCGCCCGGGGGTCTGGCGATCGTGCAGCAGCTTCGGCACGTGCGCGCGCACCGCGTCTCGGGTGTCGCGCACATCATCCGCCCCAAGCTCGCGCAGGCGGTTGCGCGCGTCGTCTCCGAACCACCGGCGCCGTGGGGAGCCTCGAACGGCGAATAG
- a CDS encoding aldo/keto reductase, translating into MKTSILGRTGATVSSIGLGTWQLGADWGDVSEKDAHAVLDAAVESGVTIFDTADAYGDGRSEQLIARYLQSRPDVSVFVATKMGRRVEQTVENYSTENFRAWSDRSRRNLGVDTLDLVQLHCPPTPVYSIDRVYDDLDQLVDEGVMKNYGVSVETAEEALTAIARPNVASVQIVLNAFRLKPLDAVLPAAIAAGVGIIARVPLASGLLSGRYTKDTVFAENDHRTYNRDGSHFDQGETFAGVDYATGVEAAVEFSALAAEHGLAPATAALAWLAQLPGVSTVIPGARSPEQARGNAAAGEVDELGAEFHARVVELYDRRFRAAVHERW; encoded by the coding sequence ATGAAGACCTCGATCCTCGGCCGCACCGGTGCGACCGTCTCCTCTATCGGCCTCGGAACCTGGCAGCTCGGTGCCGACTGGGGTGACGTGAGCGAGAAGGATGCCCACGCGGTGCTCGACGCCGCCGTCGAGTCGGGCGTCACGATCTTCGACACTGCTGACGCCTACGGCGATGGCCGCAGCGAGCAGCTCATCGCCCGCTACCTGCAGTCGCGCCCCGACGTCTCCGTGTTCGTCGCGACGAAGATGGGCCGCCGCGTCGAGCAGACGGTCGAGAACTACTCGACCGAGAACTTTCGCGCTTGGAGCGACCGCAGCCGCCGCAACCTGGGCGTCGACACGCTCGATCTCGTGCAGCTGCACTGCCCGCCGACTCCCGTCTATTCGATCGACCGCGTCTACGACGACCTCGATCAGCTGGTCGACGAGGGTGTCATGAAGAACTACGGCGTGAGCGTCGAGACGGCCGAGGAGGCGCTCACGGCGATCGCCCGCCCCAACGTGGCAAGCGTGCAGATCGTGCTCAACGCGTTCCGGCTCAAGCCGCTCGACGCGGTGCTGCCCGCCGCGATCGCCGCGGGCGTCGGCATCATCGCGCGCGTTCCGCTCGCCTCGGGCCTGCTGAGCGGGCGCTACACGAAGGACACCGTCTTCGCCGAGAACGACCACCGCACCTACAACCGCGACGGCTCGCACTTCGACCAGGGCGAGACCTTCGCGGGGGTCGACTACGCCACCGGCGTCGAGGCGGCCGTCGAGTTCTCGGCGCTCGCCGCCGAGCACGGCCTCGCGCCGGCGACGGCCGCGCTGGCCTGGCTCGCGCAGCTGCCCGGCGTCAGCACGGTCATCCCCGGTGCCCGCTCGCCCGAGCAGGCGCGGGGCAATGCCGCTGCGGGAGAGGTCGACGAGCTCGGCGCCGAGTTCCACGCCCGCGTCGTCGAGCTCTACGACCGGCGGTTCCGCGCGGCCGTGCACGAGCGCTGGTAG
- a CDS encoding MFS transporter yields MISGSTPGAASTGPTPRRGLGRTFANVFTANLASSLGDGIARTASPLLAARLTDDPVLIAGIGAVAMLPWLFFALPAGILVDRMDRRRALALAAGVRTLLAVVLLVLVAMNALTIWWLYLVIFVYGVCETLYDGAIRAVVPSVVPKQQLPRANARIEGAELVVQNFAAAPLTSALFAVAVLIPIGGLVAAFGLAALLAVLLPAIASGRQFHAASTEPVVPFRRQLADGWHFIMGNRMLRTLWFVSIPVAILFSASSATLVLFVLDTLAIPEAGFGLFLLSGAVGGLLGSVVASRLARRFGLGPVMAAMNLLAGILVLLTGLFPVPIAAIVLFALGAATTTIWNVLMMSFRQAIIPGRLLGRVHGTWRTLLWGTMPIGSLIGGALALIDLTVPWIVGGAGITVLGLIFYRFLMTLPNPEDIDNGDAPPPPTGTVPVVPAA; encoded by the coding sequence GTGATCTCCGGCTCCACCCCGGGCGCAGCATCCACCGGCCCGACCCCGCGTCGGGGGCTCGGCCGCACCTTCGCCAACGTCTTCACGGCGAACCTCGCCTCGAGCCTCGGCGACGGCATCGCGCGCACGGCGTCCCCGCTGCTCGCCGCGCGGCTCACCGACGACCCCGTGCTCATCGCCGGCATCGGCGCCGTGGCGATGCTGCCGTGGCTGTTCTTCGCCCTGCCGGCTGGAATCCTCGTCGACCGCATGGATCGCCGCCGAGCTCTCGCGCTCGCCGCGGGCGTGCGCACACTGCTCGCCGTCGTCCTTCTCGTGCTCGTCGCGATGAACGCACTCACGATCTGGTGGCTCTACCTCGTGATCTTCGTCTACGGCGTGTGCGAGACGCTGTATGACGGGGCCATCCGCGCCGTGGTGCCGAGCGTTGTGCCGAAGCAGCAGCTGCCCCGGGCCAACGCGCGCATCGAGGGTGCCGAACTCGTCGTGCAGAACTTCGCGGCCGCGCCGCTCACCTCGGCACTTTTCGCGGTCGCCGTGCTCATCCCCATCGGCGGGCTCGTCGCGGCGTTCGGCCTCGCGGCCCTCCTCGCCGTGCTGCTGCCGGCGATCGCCTCCGGGCGGCAGTTCCATGCGGCATCGACCGAGCCGGTCGTGCCGTTCCGCCGGCAGCTCGCCGACGGCTGGCACTTCATCATGGGCAACCGGATGCTGCGCACGCTGTGGTTCGTCAGCATCCCCGTCGCGATCCTGTTCTCGGCCTCCAGCGCGACGCTCGTGCTCTTCGTGCTCGACACCCTCGCCATCCCCGAGGCCGGATTCGGGCTCTTCCTGCTCTCCGGCGCCGTCGGCGGGCTGCTCGGCTCGGTCGTCGCCTCGCGGCTGGCGCGCCGCTTCGGGCTCGGGCCCGTGATGGCGGCGATGAACCTCCTCGCGGGCATCCTCGTACTGCTGACGGGGCTGTTCCCGGTGCCGATCGCCGCGATCGTGCTGTTCGCGCTCGGCGCCGCGACGACGACGATCTGGAACGTGCTCATGATGTCGTTCCGCCAGGCGATCATCCCGGGCCGGCTGCTCGGCCGCGTGCACGGCACGTGGCGCACGCTGCTGTGGGGCACGATGCCCATCGGCTCGCTCATCGGCGGAGCGCTCGCCCTCATCGACCTCACGGTGCCGTGGATCGTCGGGGGCGCGGGCATCACCGTGCTCGGCCTGATCTTCTACCGCTTCTTGATGACGCTTCCGAATCCCGAAGACATCGACAACGGGGATGCCCCACCCCCGCCGACCGGCACCGTGCCGGTCGTGCCCGCCGCCTGA
- a CDS encoding siderophore-interacting protein, with product MPYSLARHPFPPAVRQVRLGARTVLSVAGDDAYVRLRLVEARPGELAGFVAPGGGDHVRVEAVEGEPRTETVVDHSVDDGWIDLDVLVHGEPGAELGVIGAWAAQAPLGSPAVMAGPKGSVVLSGAPEEVVLAGDDSALPAVRRYLRMLGPSITGHLLLETRFDLASLGIEPPGGLRVSILSPDPHRPSVALAEALAALPAPTDPLERFVFACGEQSLVAPARAVLAHWGIDVERAVVKGYWKR from the coding sequence GTGCCGTACTCGCTCGCCCGTCACCCCTTCCCGCCCGCGGTGCGGCAGGTGCGCCTCGGCGCGCGAACGGTGCTGAGCGTCGCCGGTGACGACGCCTACGTGCGCCTGCGGCTCGTCGAGGCGAGGCCCGGCGAGCTCGCGGGATTCGTCGCGCCCGGCGGGGGAGACCACGTGCGCGTCGAGGCGGTCGAGGGCGAACCCCGCACCGAGACCGTCGTCGACCACTCCGTCGACGACGGATGGATCGACCTCGACGTGCTCGTGCACGGTGAGCCGGGCGCCGAGCTCGGGGTGATCGGCGCGTGGGCGGCGCAGGCTCCGCTCGGGTCGCCCGCCGTCATGGCGGGGCCCAAGGGCTCGGTCGTGCTGTCCGGAGCACCCGAGGAGGTCGTGCTCGCGGGCGACGACAGCGCCCTGCCGGCGGTGCGCCGCTACCTCCGGATGCTCGGCCCGAGCATCACCGGGCACCTGCTGCTCGAGACCCGGTTCGACCTGGCATCGCTCGGCATCGAGCCGCCCGGGGGGCTGCGCGTGAGCATCCTGAGCCCCGACCCGCACCGACCGAGCGTGGCGCTCGCCGAGGCTCTCGCCGCGCTGCCGGCTCCCACCGACCCGCTCGAGCGCTTCGTCTTCGCGTGCGGCGAGCAGTCGCTCGTCGCCCCCGCCCGCGCGGTGCTCGCCCACTGGGGCATCGACGTCGAGCGCGCCGTCGTCAAGGGCTACTGGAAGCGCTAG
- a CDS encoding alpha/beta fold hydrolase: MSTVTLPRWHWGDPESPRRALLVHGLGSSAQTTWRISEGLADAGWSATAVDLRGHGAAPRASRYRIEDIAGDLLGTRPEGDGPWQLVVGHSIGAAAAAQAAGTESAWSERLVLLDPALQLDEPARQSVLAGQLANHDGATVASIAEQFPHWHPLDIEFRVWAVQAASRFALERMVLDNDDWNVTAFVPHIAAPTLVIAADPDHGAMFAGEHAAAVLATNPLLEAVVVAGAGHSVHRDAPEATLRHLLDWLRASETP, translated from the coding sequence ATGAGCACGGTGACACTGCCCCGCTGGCACTGGGGCGACCCCGAGAGCCCCCGACGCGCGCTGCTCGTGCACGGACTGGGGTCATCCGCTCAGACCACGTGGCGCATCAGCGAGGGTCTCGCCGATGCCGGGTGGTCGGCGACGGCCGTCGATCTGCGGGGGCACGGCGCCGCGCCGCGGGCATCCCGGTACCGCATCGAGGACATCGCCGGTGATCTGCTCGGCACGCGGCCCGAGGGCGACGGCCCCTGGCAGCTCGTCGTGGGGCACTCGATCGGCGCGGCCGCGGCGGCGCAGGCGGCGGGCACCGAGTCTGCGTGGTCGGAGCGGCTCGTGCTGCTCGACCCCGCGCTGCAGCTCGACGAGCCCGCGCGGCAGAGCGTGCTCGCGGGTCAGCTCGCCAACCACGACGGCGCGACGGTCGCGAGCATCGCCGAGCAGTTTCCGCACTGGCACCCGCTCGACATCGAGTTTCGGGTGTGGGCGGTGCAGGCCGCGTCGCGGTTCGCGCTCGAGCGCATGGTGCTCGACAACGACGACTGGAATGTCACGGCGTTCGTGCCGCACATCGCCGCCCCGACGCTGGTGATCGCGGCCGACCCCGACCACGGGGCGATGTTCGCCGGCGAGCACGCGGCGGCGGTGCTCGCGACCAACCCGCTGCTCGAGGCCGTCGTGGTCGCGGGCGCGGGTCACAGCGTGCACCGCGATGCGCCCGAGGCGACGCTGCGGCACCTGCTCGACTGGCTGCGCGCGAGCGAGACGCCCTAG
- a CDS encoding NADPH-dependent FMN reductase, with translation MTRIMIIIGSVRPGRIGLPIAHWVRDRVAAAGHEVDLVDLAVLNLPFMDEPEHPAKRAYTKPHTIAWSARVEQADAVLLVSPEYNHSYSPALKNALDFLALEWQGKPVGVVSYGGASGGLRGAAALDAVLTTIGLVRVPVDVAINGPHAQLVDGTFAADAKNDATLAKLLDGLDRYAEALRPLRS, from the coding sequence ATGACCCGCATCATGATCATCATCGGCTCCGTCCGTCCCGGCCGCATCGGCCTGCCCATCGCCCACTGGGTGCGCGACCGCGTCGCCGCCGCGGGTCACGAGGTCGACCTCGTCGACCTCGCCGTGCTGAACCTGCCGTTCATGGACGAGCCCGAGCACCCCGCCAAGCGCGCCTATACGAAGCCGCACACGATCGCGTGGAGCGCGCGCGTCGAGCAGGCCGATGCCGTGCTGCTCGTGAGCCCCGAGTACAACCACAGCTACAGCCCGGCGCTCAAGAACGCGCTCGACTTCCTCGCGCTCGAATGGCAGGGCAAGCCCGTCGGCGTCGTGAGCTACGGCGGAGCATCCGGAGGCCTGCGGGGCGCCGCCGCCCTCGATGCGGTGCTGACGACGATCGGCCTCGTGCGGGTTCCCGTCGACGTGGCGATCAACGGGCCGCACGCTCAGCTCGTCGACGGCACGTTCGCGGCGGACGCGAAGAACGATGCGACGCTCGCGAAGCTCCTCGACGGCCTCGACCGATACGCCGAGGCGCTGCGCCCGCTGCGCAGCTAG
- a CDS encoding 4-hydroxybenzoate 3-monooxygenase: MTTTVRTPVAIVGAGPAGLMLAHLLDEAGIDSVIVDLRTRGEIESTIRAGILEQGTVELLDTIGEHSRARTVGRRHDGIELRFEGEGHRIDFPSLTGRSAWLYPQHEVLKDLIAARLAAGQDLRFGVTVDRIDDSNPDRPRVLAADADGQELVIEADFVVGADGSRSVVRPTVTGSSQGGYFREYPFAWFGILCEAPPSSEELIYSNSPDGFALISQRSETVQRMYFQCDPALDPDSLSEAEIWENMQKRVPGTRLIEGPIFQRDVLRFRSFVAHAMRRGRVAIIGDAAHTVPPTGAKGMNLAIADVALLHVALRALLLENDARLIDSFEERAMQRIWKAQHFSWWLTTMLHVTDDASDFDRRRQLGELRSIVESTAGQTYVAEGYTGWPLAAES; this comes from the coding sequence ATGACCACCACCGTGCGCACGCCCGTCGCCATCGTCGGAGCCGGCCCGGCCGGCCTCATGCTCGCCCACCTGCTCGACGAGGCGGGCATCGACTCGGTGATCGTCGACCTGCGCACGCGCGGTGAGATCGAGAGCACCATCCGCGCCGGCATCCTCGAGCAGGGCACGGTCGAACTGCTCGACACGATCGGCGAGCACAGCCGAGCGCGCACCGTCGGGCGGCGCCATGACGGCATCGAGCTGCGCTTCGAGGGCGAAGGCCACCGCATCGACTTCCCGAGCCTCACCGGCCGCAGCGCCTGGCTCTACCCGCAGCACGAAGTGCTGAAAGATCTCATCGCCGCGCGCCTCGCCGCCGGGCAGGACCTGCGCTTCGGGGTGACCGTCGACCGCATCGACGACTCGAATCCCGATCGCCCGCGAGTGCTCGCGGCCGATGCCGATGGGCAGGAGCTCGTCATCGAGGCCGACTTCGTCGTCGGCGCCGACGGTTCCCGCAGTGTCGTGCGCCCCACCGTCACGGGCTCGAGCCAGGGCGGGTACTTCCGCGAGTACCCCTTCGCCTGGTTCGGCATTCTCTGCGAAGCACCACCGAGCTCGGAGGAGCTCATCTATAGCAACTCGCCCGACGGCTTCGCGCTCATCAGCCAGCGCAGCGAGACGGTGCAGCGCATGTACTTCCAGTGCGACCCCGCGCTCGACCCCGACTCGCTCTCAGAGGCCGAGATCTGGGAGAACATGCAGAAGCGCGTGCCCGGCACCCGCCTGATCGAAGGCCCGATCTTCCAGCGCGATGTGCTGCGATTCCGCAGCTTCGTGGCACACGCCATGCGCCGCGGCCGCGTCGCCATCATCGGGGATGCCGCTCACACGGTGCCGCCCACCGGCGCGAAGGGCATGAACCTGGCGATCGCGGATGTCGCCCTCCTGCACGTCGCGCTGCGTGCGCTCCTTCTCGAGAACGACGCGCGCCTCATCGACTCCTTCGAAGAGCGGGCGATGCAGCGCATCTGGAAGGCGCAGCACTTCTCGTGGTGGCTCACCACCATGCTGCACGTGACCGACGACGCCTCAGACTTCGATCGGCGTCGACAGCTCGGCGAGCTGCGCTCGATCGTGGAGTCCACCGCGGGCCAGACCTATGTGGCCGAGGGCTACACCGGCTGGCCGCTCGCCGCAGAGTCCTGA